The following are encoded in a window of Rosa chinensis cultivar Old Blush chromosome 4, RchiOBHm-V2, whole genome shotgun sequence genomic DNA:
- the LOC112200634 gene encoding splicing factor 3B subunit 6-like protein — protein MAAISLRKGNTRLPPEVNRVLYVRNLPFNISSEEMYDIFGKYGAIRQIRIGTNKDTRGTAYVVYEDIYDAKTAVDHLSGFNVANRYLIVLYYQQAKMGKRFDQRKKEEEIAKMQEKYGVSTKDK, from the coding sequence ATGGCCGCAATCAGCCTCCGGAAGGGCAACACCCGGCTGCCGCCGGAAGTGAACCGCGTGCTGTACGTCCGGAACCTCCCCTTCAACATCTCGAGCGAGGAGATGTACGACATCTTCGGCAAATACGGCGCGATACGGCAGATACGTATAGGTACGAACAAGGACACCAGGGGCACGGCGTACGTGGTGTACGAGGACATCTACGACGCGAAGACGGCGGTGGACCATCTCTCCGGGTTCAACGTGGCGAACCGGTACCTGATCGTGCTGTATTACCAGCAGGCCAAGATGGGGAAGAGGTTTGATCagaggaagaaggaggaggagatcgCTAAGATGCAGGAGAAGTACGGCGTCTCCACTAAAGATAAGTAA